The stretch of DNA ttacgataaataattttctaagttctatgtataataatcacagactcacgtttttttctgtcacttctagcttaatgtgttagagagaattcgataaactatgacgcactgaaagaagggtttgggatgaactgtaACCATTTATTGGACAGAACATTAACATTTCGTTTAATTTCAGTGTCAATGTAGGCTGCGGTCCTGCTGAAGAACGAGTCCTATTAACAGGTCTTCATGCAGTTGCTGACATATACTGTGAATGCTGTAAAACCACCTTAGGTTGGAAATATGTAAGTACTAACACCTTGAAGTATTTAACTTTTTAAGCTTTACGCGGAATTTTAAATTACCGCAACATTTTTTTAGGAGCCATAGCTTAGGGGAGTTAAAACAAGATACCGTTAATAAAACCCAGTATGTACACTAAAGTGAAAAAATGTCTTAAGAAATTGCTGAATATACTGTGGTACTTACCAAATAACAAGTAAACAGCTGTAAACCTCAGAATGATTATAAACGTGATGATACTGTTTGGTTAAGCTTAATTATGAACATTAATAACGGAGGTGGACATGCTTTATAGAGACTCTAAGATGCACACGGAGAGACGGGTAATATCTCGAACAAAAAAAAACGACTCCGCAGCAAATCTTATTTCTTATTCTTTCGTCCTTACCTCATCGTACATCTGCACTAGAGACTTATTGAATGGTCTAAGAATGGCAAATACTGTGGTGATTAAGAATGAGATAGTGCAGGAGAGAGTCTGATTTAAACCCTGAAGACCTACACGAACGTCTTCTCTAACGGACAATCATAAAATAAGGTGAATACAAAGTACGATATTTACTTACGTCTAATTCAATATTAGCCTAATTAAATAGGGAGTCTTTATAATCACAGGACACACATCACACGTTCGAGCGTGATTGACATCCAACCGAATCACAATGTATTAATTCATGATAAGATATGGTCACATATATTAAGATATGGTCACATATTCGCGTTCCACACATTTGCAATCAAACTACTATTCCACAGACCATATTACCGTCAATGAATATTAATTTTCATCATTAGGAACATCGCGACGGAATCGTACAACAATCGAGGAACTTATTGACGGACACAAGAGCCTTCAAATGAGGTATTAATTATGGTATGATTACAtttaatatgaatttaaaaaaatatcaccCGTCTGTCATTTTGGCCGATTGCGTCACTAAACATAAAACAATGTAAAGAGGTCTTAGTTTAGTTTTACGTTTTAGAAAATATATAGATAAAGTCGTTTTACCCTATGACGGCCGATAtgcaattaagatatgatcagtgggcctcaaacagtggggcattaatatttatttccattcgcttgaaaagtaaaaatatttaaaacaaaaagagaaatcaaacgatttctacttagcgaaaccgaattcaaatcttaaccactgtgtttcctaaaatttgcgaaacaaacagctggataaattactcggcaagggaatctaaaattgcattccacaagccgttcatcctggtcaaaattcttagtgaattcagtttctggtacttcaaacgaagtaaataacaaaacagaatcgctgatacgtatttcgaccttcttaggtctcttcagaacggtatagtcactgctctgataagaaggtcgaaatacgtatcagcggttgttgctgcactgtatcaaaacaaaaatctaataccgtcattctgtaaaaatatttaatttcctgtatatTATGTTTagtaatattggattttactgtatcaaaggtaaataaaatgaatataatatgtatacagggcgtgttaaaagaagtgggacggaatatttcgaatactcgaaattGTCGACATATTTGTTGACATGAAATGTTCATTAAGGTCTCTATAAGcctctattttgcgtagagtgaaaattgTGTGAATGGTTttgcataaaataaaattagtaaatacTTGCCAAGTTACTGGTAtgcactaaatcacttccgagttttcagcCAAACCAAAGGTTTAAACACGtgcagtccagtaattaataccaaacctattgagagtatgcagtccagtaattagaccgaaggtactttatcgtttaactaaaacacaccacaaagtccgaattgaattctCGAAatacttttttgttacttctttttagcaaacgatgtgtcctattcactgtctgatatttctCTATCAGaatcgtcactatctgaattgtctatccgaataattagaggccggacctcatctataactcaCTCGgggtttgaaaagactgaacgattatgtcttccgtatgtctaatacaattttgccattgttctgcctttatttgttctagcgattctcTCCATAGACTAAGAACGCTAGTgtcatctgttgttttggatgcatgtttatcataaaaattgttGGCTATATCCCAAACTAACTGAtttgcattatagtggcaatggtagggcggaaTTCGAAGAACTTCATTgtcatatttaagagccatttggtcagtaacaaatttcttttgaattttgtgctctccacacctttgaagtaaatcgatttttaaaaatatgtcactatgataaattttcttttctgtcaaccacaactttattcttttgtccagctgattgaaggaaatctctcttctactgTTGAGTGataggatgcattatccaacactattatggatggtcgctccaatttttttaacaaattttcttcaaaccattcttcaaaaatatttgcatccatatttccataGTAATCAactgtattctttgtggacgaaaaaattaaactagcgtcaggaataaaaccctcatcatttccagcatgaagtataatgtagcgtttaccattatcagaacgactagaagaataacatttcgtggtgccatcttgccaggataattttgacatatttcctttagcgaaaatccaagtttcatctaaaagtacaacttgcctcggactatcagacgttttattgttcgtgtattttcttaaaaaatgccaccgttttgaaacaacattagagagttcacacaatacttgtctactatttgtctttttatatcgaaaacctaaatgtttcagcactctccacaaacttgttaaattcatatcacacagttccttgtcttttattttttgtaacatagcactaattgttacatgttctttgactttatacatattatatataatagttttaattgcaagtttaattgactggtgcaaatctaaatttttggatgtcgacgatttctcttgcttactttatttatttcatcctcactcatgttattaattcttcggaatgttctctctgagataccgcaagcatcgcatgtgcgtttctgaactgtcataacagatgtcaatggacccatattatttttttccaaattgaaataactttcgacttttagaactaaacggcgttcttctggagataacactccacgtttcgactgtattttattttctttcaaaTTACTCATTTTACTTTAATGTATcgcttcactacactactataaaaaaaaggtacttatatacaactactacaccctaaaaaggacgagggttgtacaacagacgaaaTAATCGAactcaaattatttaacagccaatgctaaacaagcataaacactgcattgattgtgattgcaaaaaccgttcgcatgttttaaatacgATTTTTTATGATTATGTattttgctaaattattaaataacaccaatacaacccacgaccatcaattaatttttaacgataaacagaagtgtAATATAATGACAAGTTTAAATTTGATCTACTTGATTTAATGCATTTGATCTAAATgcattactaaacaaatttttaaagtatgtataaaggagattacaataattattatgacacatggtactccttatttttcaaataatatgttcttgtaaagacATACCTTTGATTtttgggtaaacctacattaaacgatacgtcagaagaaatttaaaaaaattaacatgtaataaattcactgttgtaataaatattccgtactagtactattgcaataaaattttaaaaccaataaacgataacttgttgagcagtgctgattgaaacaacagagcagtaaaatgttattcataaaggtagtgtaaaatatatcgccgcttatctggtctgctagtaataaagttaccagcatttaattgcaaagcggtcttcttagaTGGAAAATACTTTATGtagatttatatataaatatatatgtatagtgTGGCTCCTGAATAAGTAGGGTAATACTATTAAGACTTCTCCATATTAGTAAATTAAGTGAAATATTACTGTAAAGCAGAACGCAAAAGACTCAATATACAACAAATATAGCCGCaatgctgtcaataaataaataagtatacATCTCCAACTGTAGTAATTTATCGTTTTATAGAACTATATAACAAGTGGTTCATAAATTACTAGccgtattaataaaaaaaaactggaaaaattgTGGTGTACCAAGGAAGTTTTCGtaaatcttaaaatatttagtaAGTATAGGTATTAGATAAACCTAAATTACAGTACGTTGTTTTTGTACTTTCAATAACATacgataaaataaaaactttaaataaatttaaacacttctcacaatgtttttttattcctGAGATATTTTTCAAATATGGATATTAAAATCGAGTATTTCCTCCTCAAACTCAAATAACAGCTCTTATCCTTTCTAGCATAGACTGGATCAAAGAAGCGATCTCGTTTTTCGGTATCTACTCCCACTCGTTTACCAGCATCTGTTCTAATAGTAGCACAGTATTAAACTCACCATAATTGTGCTCAACTATCCTGCCTAATTTGACCCACAAATTATCTGTGGGGTTAATATCTGGACTTCTAGGAGACCTTCTAGGCGAATAAAAACATCTATAAGGTATTGCATTTTTACCCTgcctatataatatattttagccTATATAAGGTACCACGTGTTTTTTCAGACATTCCCTAATATACCTATTATCATTAAGACCACCTTCCTTAAACATAACAAGAATTGTAAGCTTCCAAAGAAATGCCGCCCATACCATTATACCGTTATCAACAACCTGTACTCTAGAAGAAATGCAACATTGGTCACAGCGTTCTCTAGACCTCCTTAACGTTCTTTCGCGACCATCAGGTGAATATCTCGTTAAACTAGATTAGTCTGAAAACATAACGTTTCTCCAATCTTCCATATCCCAATCTGCATAAGTAAGAGAAAATTCCAATGTCTTGATAAGCTGCGTCCAATAAAGGGAAAATAGCAGGTACATAAGATAATAAATTGCTTTTGCTTAATCTTATACGTACAATATCAAGTGAACCTATTGGTACCGTGAACATCTGCCAGTATTCTAATCAATGCTGTAGCAGTAACTGTCTACTCTCGAAGCACTTAGAGTCTAAGAAACCAATCTTACACGGCGTTTGTTGTCCTTGGTCTTCCCTGTCTAGGTCCTTTTAAGTAAGAATCAGTTTCTCGAAATCTTTGTAAATCATCGGATATTGTACTTCGCGAAACGCCAACCAGTTCTTCGATATACCGACTGGAACATCTTATAAATTATTCTCATTATAAATTATTCTTTGTTATTAGAAACACTTTTCTTTTCCGAAAAATTAACCAAAAAGCAATACGATCAAACTAACAAGCattattttataagtaaatattCGATTTATCGAGAGCGCGTTAACAAAAACTTTATCAGCCACAGAAAATGacaaatttacaaaaaacgaCTGTTAAGGGCAacttatattttgataaaaatatttcttatatGGGCCCGTAGCTGGGTGATTTTTTCTGTCGGTTACAATTCTTTATTTTTCTGTCTTGACACCTTGCATAGCCGATTTTCACCACCTTCTTCTTGAtctattccttttattttttacttCCAGTGTTTTTAATGCTGTCCGTTTAATTAATCTTGGCTCCGCCATTCTTTCTAAGTTTTCCACCCATAGAAGTAGTCTGGTATTAATTGTTTCATCTATTCTTGGTCCTTTGTATACATTGTAAACTTTGTTCAACataaaaattgttcatttttTACGCCTTTCCATCCTTACTCTGTTTGTAATGCAGCACAAGTTCAtctgaatattttattttctggaGGATCCTGCATATTTTTTGGCTTGATTTAATCTTAAATCCATTTATGTGGTTTTTTCTAATTTATCACAAATAAATGTACTGACGAGCCTCTGGATAAGGAGTGAGTAATCTTTGTCTCTTCTTTAGTGCTACATTTCCGccttgtgttttatttatactttaacgctttaaacacatttttttttaaatattgtattaagATACAAAACACTAATTGTATTAAGATGCTGTAACTGCCTGAATGGCTAAAGCCCAAAAAAATAAATTCTGTTTTTAACTAGTGTCTCTAACATACATAGTTTTTGACTTCCTTAAATACTAGTTTCCCATATTCCTTGTTTGTACTTCTAGATCTTCCCTGATGAACTATTTTTGAACTAGATGTGTACCCTATTACTTAATTATTATTAGACTATGTTCTAATCCGTGAAACTCCTGGCATTATTCCGTCTCCTATTAATTTACTCTTACTGTATTTATTGTTTCTCGTAGTGCTATTTTTACTTATGTTTTGTTTTGCTTGGATCAAGAAGGTAGTCTTCTGCCCACCGAGCCATGCGCTAGTTTGAAATCAATGAAAACATATATCATTAATTTCTATTTACAAAAACCtcatttttacagtttttccagattttttcttcattaatgtGGTTAGTAATTTGTATATCACTTGTTGTATAATGCTACAACGATCATTATTACAGTGGGAGATgttcttttatttgtttagtgGTAGCATTGCCTTTGTTTCAGGCCGTTTGCGTTTTGTCTCACATTAATACTTTACTTAGTATACTAATTTAATAACTCTTAAAATTATTATCCTACTTATTATCTGTTCTTCTTGGATGTCTTCCTTTGTTTTTCCTTCCTTTTTCTACTTGTTCAACAACtacattttcttattattattattatattatcttattattattatattatattattataaatcttaataaaaaattttatattcctTCTAAAATTGTTAAATGATTAATTTCATATTCAGTGACAATGCTGtatttttttagttaatttttcCCATTGcgctttattaatttataatttgtttttagGAACACGCCTTCGAATCCAGCCAAAAATACAAAGAAGGCAAATTCATCATTGAACTAGCTCATATGATCAAAGAAAATGGTTGGGACTGACAATACTGAAAACCCTCATAAGTGACTTATCCGAAATGGACCTTAAATCATTTAAGGACAAACAAACAATGTCGTATAGACTAAAATTGAACAATAATTTCTGTTTTTTGGACTGGACCTAAGACAGGCGTTTgtgaatatatttaaatattcgaTAGTTTAAACATATTTGAATCGAAACCAACAAGTTGTGTGACCTAAGTTTTCCtcatcattagaaaaaagtggtGCGAAGCGTAGGTAATGGATGTTGTGATTAAATTATTGGCCGTTGTATGCTTGATAGTAAGGCACTGTATTAGATAACAGGAATATTCAAATCAAATAATATGTCTATATTTTGAACCATTCTTTCTATTCATATTTCGgcaaaaaaacaaatcaaatcgatctacaaaattttaaatataacactGAAAACTTGTTATTCTCCAACTCGACAGTTGATTTGCTAAGAAGGTACCTgtcgagtaaaatattttaataatatgctTTTGATGGGTCCAGTTGCTcattaaaaataatgattttatatttcttatttatGGCTATCaacttataataaatttatttaaagcaTTTACTTTGCAATTATAAAAcattaatattgttattaattgatTTTGACTATGTAAATAAGAAAAATTGAACACCGTGATGAACTTTCTGTACGTCATATACCATCAAATTGATATACAATCCTAGAATAGTAATCTAAATCTCATTGTCAAGATAAAACTACAAAAAAGTTACCTACATATTTGGATATAAGGattacattttcttctttttcaagtgCCCTCAAaactacggagtttggcaatcatctttggtattcgtatctttgaagcagttactctaaataattggttagatgtgcactggaaccagtctcttaaactgcgcagccaagatatacgtcgtctccccacgtctcgtttgccctgaatctctccttggataattaactggagcaatcggtactttttccctctcatcacttgaccaaaatattccaactttcttctcttgatggtgatcaacagctcccgttctttgttcattcttcgaagaacttcactatttgttactttgtctgtccaagttattttcaaaattcttctgtatatccacatttcgaaggcctctagtttatcaatattgctcttgtttaaagtccaagtttctactccgtacagcagtatcgagaagatgtatcATCTAACCAATCTCAGTTTTAGGTTTAAGTTATtatcatgacttcccagaatgtccttcatattaacaaaagcaacTCGAGCCttcaattctagtttttatttcttctgtgatgtcattgttgttattaacgcttgttcccaaatatttatatttgtgcacccgttcgatttcgttattgtgaatatacaggtttgcattcaatctttgtttttttgaaataatcatgaatttcgtcttcttgacgttcattgttaaccctttttcttcactagctgtgactaccttgtttaaaatggcttgccggtcttctactgtctccgctATTAAAAccatatcatctgcgtatctaatattattaattggttggccgttaacttttatcccaatctcttcttcctccaatgctttcttcataatttcttccaaatagagattaaatagcattggtaacagcacacatccttgtctaactccttttttaatttgaatttcatttgttgtgctattttcgacGCGTGCGACTCctttctgattataatacagagtagatattattcttatatcgcgagtgtctaactgtttagcttccaacatctctaaaagttggtcatgcttgacgttatcaaatgccttgttgtaatcaatcaaacaagcaaatacatcttgattcacatccaaacacctctgtgtcaagatgttaaaggcaaataatgcttcgcgagttccatatccctcccggaatccaaactgagtttctccgataacttcttccaattttctgtaaattctacattttacattttaagcagctataaataaacaaaaaaaaacaagaaataataaattctCGTCGAGTGGATTATCTTTAAGTTCGTTATAGTAATTGTTTAATAATTGACATCGGACAAACAAAGAGACTCTTAAAAACACGCACACTAGAGCACAAGAGATTATTTGAACACATAGACAGGAATTATTTAGGTTTATAATGAGGGATTTcatttaatgaaaattttaaaagttcacatagaaaatataagtattattgaTTAAGTAACtattataaaatgtaataaataagCATCAATTTTTAATGGGCACCTttagataaataattttattctaattaCCTTCATAGCTTCATTAATTATAACAAGTTTACTTGAAAAAAATGTGTTGCCCATCCCACTGCGTCaactaactaataaaaaaaatattggttaaatacagattatttttaatttactttaccAATGTTTATTGCGTtgtaacaaatttttaattaaatgaaaCTGAAAATTAATCAGTACTTTTTTCGTGTAATATGCcaccacaaaatttataaataacaataatcaTCGTACATTCTATTTTGTAgctttacttatttatttttttgtagatcAATTTAATCAATATAAATTTTAGATCTTTTTctgtaaatgtaatttttaaagaTATAATAGAATATTCCTGTTAATCACTTTACTCTTCACTCCTATCCACTTTAGGGAACAATGTGCAATCGTCGTCTAACATTATCTTAAACTTGAAGCTCTTTACAAAGCATTCTGTGTTAGCAATGGAAACTGTATCTGTGGTAAAGAATCTGagataaaaatgtataaaaattgtATGGATCTGTAATAGACCAATCTGTTTGCGAAAGGATTTGGGAGCTTCCAATGGGAAGAAATTATAGTAAATACGTTTTTATTACTGGATGTTGAATTTTGGTTAAAGgcaaaacaattttatatttagTGGGGAAAAAAGAGTTACCCCCTAATGCTACTTTATATAGTTGCAGTAGTGGCAAACTGATTCGAATATTGTTAGTTAttctattataaataataattatcagAATTTAGACAGTACCATATAATAACCACgcgttaaaattaaaaatgttcctGCAAAAATATTGTAATTACAATTTTTTGGTATACGACACATCATTTGTGCTGAGGTGATCGAAATTATCGATTTTCACCTGGACATATCGAACCCCGACACACGAAACGATCGACAGATTTTCATTCTTTTATCGAGGTATCTATCTGTGTAATTACTGCTAAGTGTTAATTAGTGTTATCTGCTATGCAACGGACTTACACCTACTAATGTTTCAATACGACGATTAACTTAACCATTACTGTTAAACTGGTTTATTTTCAAATCCACGCGACGAAACTTATCACAATTGACGTTCGCTGTACTCATTAAATTATTTTCACAAATTTCGTAGTTTTCGCAAAGTCCACTACATTTTTTTAACTTCTAGTATATAAAATCGTCAGTGGATAAATAATGTGTAAAATAATGAGCTATATAATCCAAATAACACCTAATAACAGGGCTGTAAAATTGTAAGTTTTGACATTTGAATGTTAGATTCATACAGTTATGGGCATATACAAATACAAGATAGCctgatcgttgcaataccagcccgttctcccaggcgacagagaaaactgacatAAAGCAgcccctgcatctctttctaatttgtcaGCTTTATCGACCATGTGATCTAACTGACCAATAAGATGGTCacatggtcgataaacccggcccatgAGACAgaaatgcagggactgctttacgtcagttttctctgtcgcgcTGTCATAttatattatgtctatggttatGGGCAAAGTaacaaca from Diabrotica undecimpunctata isolate CICGRU chromosome 4, icDiaUnde3, whole genome shotgun sequence encodes:
- the Ypel gene encoding protein yippee-like 2 produces the protein MVKTFQAYLPQCHRTYSCIHCRAHLANHDELISKSFQGSQGRAYLFNSVVNVGCGPAEERVLLTGLHAVADIYCECCKTTLGWKYEHAFESSQKYKEGKFIIELAHMIKENGWD